The following are from one region of the Acidobacteriota bacterium genome:
- the menC gene encoding o-succinylbenzoate synthase translates to MAIERVELQLLKLPYVHFFETSFGRAYDRTFIISRVFSEGVSGWGECTAEEQPLYSGETTETAWHILKDFLVPLLLEKKLEDPADFAAAAGVYRGNRMAKAGLELALWDLKAKKAGRPLSRLYGASRETVEAGVSCGIEDSLPDLVARVGAYLAEGYRRVKIKIKPGWDVAACKALRSAYPDLMLQADANGAYAVSDIPRLRELDAFHMMMIEQPFPPYDLWDHAKLQREMETPLCLDESILSLDTTRAALEMGGCRIVNIKVGRVGGIVEARKIHDHCLAAGVPVWCGGMLESGIGRAHNLHLAALPNFKFPNDLSASRRYYQEDIIDPFIELCGPGLIRVPEGPGIGVNPVESRIRKAALRRETFNP, encoded by the coding sequence ATGGCCATCGAACGCGTCGAGTTGCAGCTTCTCAAGCTTCCCTATGTCCATTTTTTCGAGACGAGTTTCGGGAGAGCTTATGACAGGACCTTCATCATCTCCCGCGTCTTCTCTGAAGGGGTTTCAGGCTGGGGAGAGTGCACGGCCGAGGAACAGCCGCTTTACAGCGGAGAAACGACCGAGACGGCCTGGCATATCCTGAAAGATTTCCTCGTTCCTCTTCTATTGGAAAAGAAACTGGAGGATCCGGCGGACTTCGCCGCCGCCGCGGGCGTTTACCGCGGCAACCGCATGGCCAAGGCCGGTCTGGAGCTGGCCCTGTGGGATCTCAAGGCGAAAAAGGCCGGCCGGCCTCTTTCCCGTCTTTACGGCGCCTCCCGGGAAACCGTCGAAGCCGGGGTGAGCTGCGGCATCGAGGATTCCCTGCCCGACCTCGTCGCCCGGGTCGGCGCCTACCTGGCCGAAGGTTACCGTCGCGTCAAGATCAAGATCAAGCCGGGTTGGGACGTTGCGGCCTGCAAGGCTTTGAGATCGGCTTATCCCGATCTCATGCTTCAGGCCGACGCCAACGGCGCTTACGCCGTGTCCGACATTCCGCGTCTCCGGGAACTCGACGCGTTTCATATGATGATGATCGAACAGCCCTTCCCTCCCTACGATCTCTGGGATCACGCCAAGCTCCAGCGGGAGATGGAGACGCCGCTCTGCCTTGATGAAAGCATCCTCTCCCTGGACACGACCCGGGCCGCCCTGGAGATGGGCGGCTGCCGCATCGTCAACATCAAGGTCGGCCGCGTCGGCGGCATTGTCGAAGCCCGGAAAATCCATGATCACTGCCTGGCGGCCGGCGTTCCCGTCTGGTGCGGCGGAATGCTCGAGTCGGGAATCGGGCGAGCCCACAACCTCCACCTGGCGGCGCTTCCCAATTTCAAGTTCCCCAACGATCTGAGCGCAAGCCGCCGCTACTATCAGGAGGACATCATCGATCCGTTCATCGAACTCTGCGGCCCCGGTCTCATCCGGGTTCCCGAGGGTCCCGGGATCGGGGTCAACCCGGTCGAATCCCGGATCCGGAAAGCCGCTCTGAGGAGAGAAACCTTCAATCCCTGA
- a CDS encoding response regulator, giving the protein MNSRLRRLIKGFAGLPGKALRSLSRIIRKPPEETDDELRRRFEAAVRQADAMASEAHAAHMAKTRFLSNMSHEIRTPLNGIMGMTELLLNADLSDEQRRFAETLKSSADTLLHVIEDILDFSMIESEDLDLQSVDFALQITLEDLTEVLGPRAQEKNVEFILRIDPRLPSRLRGDPARLRQVLLNLGENALKFTDEGEIVVSAALESETEDTTHIRFEVRDSGIGIPADKMDRLFEAFHQVDSSSTRRYGGSGLGLAIARRLVELMGGTISVRSAVGLGSVFGFSVSFIKQPELPEEDAADPDLRGVRILAVDDNATNRLVLAEQMSSWGVRHTEAESAVRALQILRQAHAAGDPFRIAIIDMHMPRIDGEALGRAIKNDARLKDTLLVMMTSVGRRGDVKRLRALGFAAYLTKPLKQAQLRDCLTAVLSGAHLSPSGEPSLITRFTIRESRRRKGRILLAEDNAINREVALRILEKMGYRVDAVADGEEAVRALERVSYDLVFMDVQMPVMDGFEATHIIRSGHTKITDPAIPIIAMTAHALQGDRECCLAAGMDDYLAKPIAPQDLETALAKWLDRSTRRAPRESSAPKSPPSHQAGPVFDKKALMARLMNDEELAAKIIPGFIEDMVEQMDILKNTVEREDPEGIALQAHKIKGATANMGGMAASAAAFQLEKAAKGKKSGDLSEWVSQLEFQIRQLTARLRKAFP; this is encoded by the coding sequence ATGAATTCGAGACTGCGCCGCCTGATCAAAGGATTTGCCGGCCTTCCCGGCAAGGCCCTCCGAAGTCTGTCCCGGATCATCCGCAAGCCGCCCGAAGAAACAGATGATGAACTCCGGCGGCGGTTCGAAGCGGCCGTCCGGCAGGCCGACGCCATGGCTTCGGAAGCTCACGCCGCCCATATGGCCAAAACGCGTTTTCTCTCGAACATGAGCCATGAAATCCGGACGCCGCTCAACGGCATCATGGGCATGACGGAGCTGCTGCTGAACGCCGATCTGTCCGATGAGCAGCGCCGTTTCGCCGAAACCCTCAAATCGAGCGCCGATACCCTGCTTCACGTCATCGAGGATATTCTGGATTTCTCCATGATCGAATCCGAGGATCTCGACCTGCAAAGCGTGGACTTCGCCCTGCAGATCACCCTGGAAGATCTCACGGAAGTCCTCGGACCGCGGGCCCAGGAAAAGAACGTCGAGTTCATCCTCCGGATCGATCCTCGCCTCCCCTCGCGGCTTCGGGGCGATCCGGCCCGGCTGCGCCAGGTGCTCCTCAACCTGGGCGAAAACGCCCTCAAATTTACGGACGAAGGGGAGATTGTGGTGTCCGCCGCGCTCGAATCTGAAACGGAAGACACAACACACATCCGTTTCGAAGTCCGTGACTCGGGAATCGGCATTCCCGCCGACAAAATGGACCGGTTGTTCGAGGCCTTCCACCAAGTTGACTCCTCAAGCACAAGGCGGTATGGGGGATCGGGCCTCGGCCTGGCCATCGCCCGGCGCCTCGTCGAATTGATGGGGGGAACGATCAGCGTTCGAAGTGCGGTCGGCTTGGGATCCGTTTTCGGATTCTCCGTCTCCTTCATAAAACAACCGGAACTCCCGGAGGAGGATGCCGCCGATCCGGATCTTCGCGGCGTTCGAATCCTGGCTGTCGACGACAATGCCACCAACCGCCTGGTCCTGGCCGAACAGATGTCTTCCTGGGGCGTCCGGCATACCGAGGCCGAAAGCGCCGTCCGGGCGCTCCAGATCCTGCGCCAAGCCCATGCGGCCGGCGATCCTTTTCGCATTGCGATCATCGACATGCACATGCCCCGGATCGACGGTGAAGCCCTCGGCCGGGCGATCAAGAACGACGCCCGGCTGAAAGACACGCTTCTCGTCATGATGACCTCCGTCGGTCGCCGGGGCGACGTTAAAAGACTGAGAGCCCTGGGCTTCGCCGCCTATTTGACGAAGCCCCTGAAACAGGCTCAGCTTCGGGACTGCCTGACGGCCGTTCTATCCGGAGCGCACCTCTCTCCGTCCGGAGAACCCTCCCTGATCACCCGATTTACGATCCGGGAGTCCCGCCGGAGGAAAGGGCGGATCCTTTTGGCCGAGGACAACGCCATCAACCGGGAAGTCGCCTTGAGAATCCTGGAAAAGATGGGCTATCGCGTCGATGCCGTGGCCGACGGGGAAGAAGCCGTCCGGGCTCTCGAACGCGTCTCCTACGACCTCGTTTTCATGGATGTGCAGATGCCCGTTATGGACGGATTCGAAGCCACGCACATCATCCGCTCCGGGCACACCAAGATCACCGATCCGGCCATCCCCATCATCGCCATGACGGCGCACGCCCTGCAGGGCGACCGCGAGTGCTGTCTCGCCGCGGGCATGGACGATTACCTGGCCAAACCGATCGCGCCTCAGGATCTCGAAACCGCCCTGGCAAAATGGCTGGATCGTTCAACAAGGAGAGCACCCCGGGAATCGTCGGCGCCCAAGTCTCCGCCGTCGCATCAAGCCGGCCCGGTGTTCGATAAGAAAGCCTTAATGGCCCGCCTCATGAACGATGAAGAGCTGGCCGCAAAAATCATACCCGGATTTATTGAGGATATGGTTGAACAGATGGATATCTTGAAAAATACCGTCGAGCGGGAAGACCCGGAGGGAATCGCCCTTCAGGCCCATAAAATCAAGGGGGCGACGGCCAATATGGGGGGCATGGCTGCAAGCGCCGCCGCGTTTCAACTGGAAAAGGCGGCCAAAGGAAAAAAAAGCGGGGATCTCTCCGAATGGGTGAGTCAGTTGGAATTCCAGATTCGCCAGTTGACCGCCCGCCTGCGCAAGGCATTCCCGTAA
- a CDS encoding AbgT family transporter, producing MAKRNRNAAEGGQTTGKPKGGEARAGRLLHLIERLGNKLPHPFWLFVWISLFMLAASGAAAVIGLKAVNPQTQETVHAVNLLSADGLRLFVERMVTNFSGFAPVGLVLVMLMGVSIAEKSGFLPVLMRTIAFSVPRGIVLPVIFILGACGNIGSDAGVVIIPPIAAIIFLKMGLHPVAGLVVGYAGATAGFTANFFIAGTDVLLAGISSEVVSHMPGVREVSATANWYFMIVSTVALGFVGAFIARRFTIPRMGTYSPGENGVPEGENGVASRTPLTRGERRGLVLALLFGLLYVGLIVLLSAPQGAPLRDPETGGIVPSPLLRGLVPILFFFFTITGTVYGKIAGTIKKSADVLEFMTQGMRDLAGYIVLMVVVAQFINFFNWSRLDTILAISGAEFLKTTGLTGPLLFVLFVIMIAGINIFIGSGSAKWAIFAPIFIPMLAQLNYSPAFVQLMYRIGDSVTNGISPMYPYFPLLLGWIHKYDKRAGIGTVVTLLLPYAIGLLILWLALMFVWYFTGLPIGVGETVYMSR from the coding sequence ATGGCGAAACGGAATCGGAACGCGGCGGAAGGCGGACAAACGACAGGAAAGCCCAAAGGCGGGGAAGCCCGCGCGGGCCGGCTTCTTCATCTGATCGAGCGTCTGGGCAACAAGCTCCCCCATCCGTTCTGGCTTTTCGTCTGGATCTCGCTTTTCATGCTGGCGGCCAGCGGGGCTGCCGCGGTGATCGGCCTCAAGGCCGTCAACCCGCAAACTCAGGAAACGGTTCACGCCGTCAACCTGCTTTCGGCCGACGGATTGCGGCTTTTCGTCGAACGCATGGTGACGAATTTTTCCGGGTTTGCGCCCGTCGGCCTGGTCCTGGTCATGCTCATGGGCGTTTCCATCGCGGAAAAGAGCGGGTTTCTCCCGGTTCTGATGCGCACCATCGCCTTCAGCGTGCCCCGCGGCATCGTGCTTCCCGTCATCTTCATCCTGGGCGCCTGCGGCAACATCGGATCCGACGCGGGCGTTGTCATCATTCCCCCCATCGCCGCCATCATTTTCCTTAAAATGGGGCTTCATCCCGTGGCCGGCCTGGTGGTCGGCTACGCGGGCGCCACGGCAGGCTTCACGGCCAACTTTTTCATCGCCGGCACCGACGTCCTTTTGGCCGGCATCAGCTCCGAGGTCGTGAGCCACATGCCGGGAGTTCGGGAAGTCAGCGCCACCGCCAACTGGTACTTCATGATCGTCTCCACCGTGGCTCTCGGCTTCGTCGGGGCCTTCATCGCCCGCCGCTTCACCATCCCCCGAATGGGAACTTACAGTCCGGGGGAGAACGGAGTCCCGGAGGGAGAAAATGGAGTCGCCTCCAGAACTCCCTTGACGCGGGGAGAGCGGCGCGGGCTGGTTCTGGCCCTGCTTTTCGGCCTTCTCTATGTCGGGTTGATCGTTCTTCTTTCGGCTCCCCAGGGGGCGCCGCTTCGGGATCCGGAGACCGGGGGCATCGTGCCCTCGCCGCTCCTTCGGGGTCTGGTCCCGATCCTTTTCTTCTTCTTCACCATCACCGGAACGGTCTACGGCAAAATCGCGGGAACCATAAAAAAATCCGCCGATGTGCTCGAATTCATGACTCAGGGCATGCGGGATCTGGCCGGCTACATCGTGCTCATGGTGGTCGTAGCCCAGTTCATCAACTTCTTCAATTGGAGTCGCCTGGACACGATTCTCGCCATCTCCGGAGCGGAGTTTCTGAAAACCACCGGTCTGACCGGTCCGCTGCTGTTCGTCCTCTTCGTCATCATGATCGCGGGCATCAATATTTTCATCGGCAGCGGTTCGGCGAAGTGGGCCATCTTTGCGCCCATTTTTATCCCCATGCTGGCGCAGCTCAACTACAGCCCCGCCTTTGTGCAGTTGATGTACCGCATCGGCGACTCGGTGACCAACGGCATCAGCCCCATGTATCCCTACTTTCCTCTGCTTCTGGGCTGGATCCACAAATACGACAAGCGCGCCGGGATCGGGACGGTGGTCACACTTCTTCTGCCCTACGCCATCGGGCTTCTGATTCTCTGGCTGGCGCTGATGTTCGTCTGGTATTTCACCGGGCTGCCGATCGGCGTTGGCGAGACCGTTTACATGTCCCGCTGA
- a CDS encoding Mut7-C RNAse domain-containing protein, whose translation MIFIADGMLGKLARGLRLLGFDVLFFPRASDDEILAAARKDGRIVLTRDTRMPRRKDGPAVLLVHSECWEDQIAQVLDELDLRDHVRPFSRCISCNGEVKPLAPPDARNLVPPFILENSESFALCPSCGRVFWKGSHYQDMETCIERLLGRNKSCDPE comes from the coding sequence ATGATCTTCATCGCCGATGGCATGCTGGGCAAGCTGGCCCGCGGGCTTCGCCTTCTCGGCTTCGATGTTCTCTTTTTTCCCCGGGCTTCGGATGACGAGATCCTGGCCGCGGCCCGTAAAGACGGCCGCATCGTTTTGACGCGCGACACCCGGATGCCCCGGAGAAAGGATGGACCGGCCGTCCTCCTTGTTCACAGCGAGTGCTGGGAGGATCAAATCGCCCAAGTCCTTGACGAGCTTGATCTCCGGGATCATGTGCGGCCCTTTTCGCGCTGTATCTCCTGCAACGGCGAAGTCAAACCCCTGGCGCCGCCCGACGCCCGAAATCTTGTCCCGCCCTTTATCTTGGAGAATTCGGAATCGTTCGCCCTCTGCCCGTCCTGCGGCCGGGTGTTTTGGAAGGGGTCCCATTATCAGGACATGGAGACCTGTATCGAACGCCTGCTCGGCCGCAATAAATCCTGCGACCCGGAATAG
- a CDS encoding calcineurin-like phosphoesterase family protein translates to MTRRKEHNPAHEKPKALSRGAAGAWRRAAYAIGFILLCVWSLGSAAATELPTARGMVFEDLNGNGRLDPGEPGIADVLVSNGEDVVKTDKEGRYSLPVDDDTIVFVIQPSGWQVPANPSNLPQHYVIHKPAGSPPLKYAGVPPTGPLPEAIDFPLHRCGGSDGFSILVFGDTQSRNLRELDYLARDIVREQAGCRDAAFGLTLGDITFDDLDLFEPTARLLSLIGIPWHNVIGNHDMNVDAADDAFADETFQRVFGPSTYAFSRGRVHFLVLNNIILHPAAGEEPARYSAGLRPRQKSFIRNFLSHVPAEDLVVLAMHINFRPDGEAYETGFQKDLMELLAGHPLSLSLSAHSHMQQHLFFGPGTPGWIHDRPHHHFNAGTTCGSWWSGLQGETGIPHAMMWDGTPNGYLRIHFDGPDYRIDFKAAGRSPEDQMNIHSPAEISRGSEEPAVLSVNFFKGSERCTVEFRKKDDPEWRRMDKVEAHDPYYLDLVTRWERLDLIGFEKTWRDHPELLEIEPPGRKVPGATISRHLWQAEIPADWPAGYHAVEARATDMHGRIYTDIHIIRIVD, encoded by the coding sequence ATGACGAGACGCAAAGAGCACAACCCCGCCCATGAAAAACCGAAAGCTCTCAGCCGAGGTGCGGCCGGCGCCTGGAGACGTGCGGCCTACGCAATCGGGTTCATCCTCCTCTGCGTCTGGAGTCTCGGATCCGCTGCCGCAACGGAACTTCCGACGGCCCGGGGCATGGTGTTCGAGGACTTGAACGGAAACGGCCGCCTCGACCCCGGGGAGCCGGGTATTGCGGACGTCCTCGTTTCGAACGGCGAAGACGTCGTCAAAACGGACAAAGAGGGGCGCTATTCCCTTCCCGTCGACGACGATACGATCGTTTTCGTCATTCAGCCTTCAGGATGGCAAGTTCCGGCCAACCCCTCCAACCTCCCCCAACACTATGTCATTCATAAACCGGCCGGCTCACCTCCTTTAAAATACGCCGGCGTTCCGCCGACCGGACCGCTCCCCGAGGCGATCGACTTTCCGCTGCACCGCTGCGGCGGATCGGACGGGTTTTCCATCCTTGTCTTCGGAGACACCCAGTCGCGCAACCTCAGGGAACTCGATTACCTGGCCCGGGACATCGTCCGGGAACAGGCCGGCTGCCGGGATGCGGCTTTCGGCCTGACGCTCGGCGACATCACGTTCGACGATCTCGACCTCTTCGAGCCGACCGCCCGACTCCTCTCCCTTATCGGCATTCCCTGGCACAATGTCATCGGCAACCACGACATGAACGTGGACGCGGCCGATGACGCGTTTGCCGACGAAACCTTTCAGCGCGTATTCGGTCCTTCCACCTATGCGTTCTCCCGGGGACGGGTCCATTTTCTCGTCTTGAACAACATCATCCTGCATCCGGCCGCAGGGGAAGAACCCGCCCGCTACTCGGCGGGATTGAGACCGCGTCAGAAATCCTTCATCCGGAACTTTCTGTCCCATGTGCCGGCTGAAGACCTCGTCGTCCTGGCCATGCACATCAACTTCCGGCCGGACGGCGAAGCCTATGAAACCGGCTTTCAAAAAGACCTCATGGAGCTTCTGGCCGGCCACCCCCTCTCCCTGTCGCTATCCGCCCACAGCCACATGCAGCAACACCTGTTCTTCGGACCCGGCACTCCGGGATGGATCCACGATCGCCCGCATCATCACTTCAATGCAGGGACAACCTGCGGAAGCTGGTGGAGCGGCCTTCAGGGCGAGACGGGCATTCCCCACGCCATGATGTGGGACGGGACACCGAACGGCTATCTTCGGATCCATTTCGACGGACCGGATTATCGGATCGACTTCAAGGCTGCGGGACGCAGCCCCGAAGATCAGATGAACATCCACTCTCCGGCGGAAATTTCTCGCGGTTCGGAAGAGCCGGCTGTGCTTTCCGTCAATTTCTTCAAAGGCTCCGAGCGCTGCACGGTCGAGTTCAGGAAAAAGGACGATCCGGAATGGCGGCGAATGGACAAGGTGGAGGCCCACGATCCCTATTACCTGGACCTCGTCACAAGGTGGGAGCGCCTGGACCTTATCGGCTTTGAAAAAACGTGGAGGGACCATCCGGAACTGCTCGAGATTGAGCCTCCCGGACGCAAGGTTCCGGGAGCGACCATATCGCGGCATCTCTGGCAGGCCGAAATCCCGGCCGATTGGCCGGCCGGCTACCATGCGGTCGAAGCCCGGGCGACAGACATGCACGGCCGGATCTATACGGACATTCACATCATCCGCATCGTCGATTAG
- a CDS encoding glycosyl hydrolase: protein MKHPETPSRKFALAAIAALIAALFAAPLEAQRPVTYDESLYRGGLEYRLVGPFRGGRSAAVAGVPGQPMVFYFGATGGGVWKTTDAGQTWLNVSDGFFGGSIGAVAVSEWDPNVIYAGGGEKTVRGNVSSGFGMFKSVDAGKTWTAIGLADSRHISRIRIHPKNPDLVYAAVMGDLYRPGETRGVYRTTDGGKTWKRILFANDAAGAVDLIFDPTNPRILYASTWRVRRTPYSLESGGDGSALWKSTDGGETWQELSKKPGFPKGTLGIIGVAVSPVLPERVWAIVEAADGGVFRSEDGGATWRKLSEDRNLRQRAWYYTRIYADTQSADTVYVLNVSFWRSRDGGRTYESIRTPHGDHHDLWIAPENPQRMVIADDGGAQVSFDAGANWTTYHNQPTAQFYRVTTDAHFPYRIYGAQQDNTTVRILHRSSGFGIGENDWEVTAGGESGWLAPDPRDPEIVYGGSYGGLLERRDHRTGRSRMINVWPDNPMGHGAADLKYRFQWNFPILFSRHDPGILYTAGNVLFKTTDEGHFWQAISGDLTRDDRSRMGPSGGPITKDNTSVEYYGTIFALAESALEPGVIWTGSDDGLIHITRDGGAAWTNVTPAAGLLPEWAQINSIEADPFEAGGLYIAATRYKSGDFRPYLLRTKDYGRTWTRIDRGIAAEHFTRVVRADPRRKGLLYAGTEAGIYISFDDGLSWTSFQLNLPVVPITDIVVRDSDLIVATQGRSFWMIDDLTPLHALSDEVATSSVRLFTPRPAYRIPGFGGPATPTTGANAPAGVVIRYFLKDDPGPDAEVRLAVLESDGTVIREFSNRASGRGERIEPRKGMNRFVWNMRYPDAEGFPGLIMWAAGLSGPQAAPGTYQVRLTAGEKTLTAPFEILMDPRASASPEDLQAQFEFLIGVRDKVTETHRAVRAIREIRSRIQDVLGRIGDRKDTEDLVRLGREIDSRLTAVENELYQTKNQSPQDPLNYPIKLNNRLAALSGVVARGDYPPTEQARAVRAELTALIDTELARLNQIFQEDLAAFNRLAREKDIPAVAVPKR from the coding sequence ATGAAACACCCCGAAACCCCTTCCCGAAAATTCGCGCTGGCAGCCATCGCGGCGCTGATTGCGGCGCTCTTCGCCGCTCCTCTTGAAGCCCAGAGACCCGTCACCTACGACGAATCCCTCTACCGCGGCGGGCTCGAATACCGCCTGGTCGGGCCTTTTCGGGGCGGACGGTCGGCGGCCGTCGCGGGCGTGCCCGGACAACCGATGGTCTTTTATTTCGGCGCAACCGGAGGCGGCGTCTGGAAGACGACCGACGCCGGTCAAACCTGGTTGAACGTCTCGGACGGTTTCTTCGGCGGTTCGATCGGCGCCGTGGCCGTCAGCGAGTGGGACCCGAATGTGATCTATGCCGGAGGCGGCGAAAAGACCGTCCGCGGCAACGTCTCGTCCGGGTTCGGGATGTTCAAATCGGTCGACGCCGGAAAGACCTGGACCGCCATCGGCCTTGCCGACTCCCGCCACATCTCCCGCATCCGGATCCATCCGAAAAATCCCGACCTCGTGTATGCGGCCGTCATGGGCGACCTCTATCGTCCCGGCGAAACGAGGGGCGTCTACCGGACGACGGACGGCGGAAAAACATGGAAGCGGATTCTTTTCGCCAACGATGCGGCCGGCGCCGTCGATCTCATTTTCGACCCGACCAATCCCCGCATTCTCTACGCATCGACCTGGCGGGTCCGGCGCACCCCTTACAGCCTCGAAAGCGGCGGCGATGGATCGGCGCTCTGGAAATCGACGGACGGAGGCGAGACCTGGCAGGAACTCTCCAAAAAGCCCGGTTTTCCCAAGGGGACTCTCGGCATCATCGGCGTGGCCGTCTCGCCCGTCCTCCCGGAGCGGGTCTGGGCCATCGTCGAGGCGGCTGACGGCGGTGTCTTCCGGTCGGAGGACGGCGGCGCCACATGGCGGAAACTGAGCGAGGACCGCAACCTCCGCCAGAGAGCCTGGTATTACACGCGCATCTATGCCGACACCCAAAGCGCGGATACGGTTTATGTCCTGAATGTCTCTTTCTGGCGCTCCCGGGACGGCGGACGGACCTATGAGAGCATCCGCACCCCTCATGGAGACCACCACGACCTCTGGATCGCACCTGAGAACCCCCAACGGATGGTCATCGCCGACGACGGTGGGGCTCAGGTCTCCTTCGATGCGGGGGCCAACTGGACGACCTATCACAACCAGCCGACCGCTCAATTCTATCGGGTGACGACGGATGCCCATTTCCCCTACAGGATCTATGGCGCCCAGCAGGACAACACCACCGTGCGGATCCTCCATCGATCGAGCGGTTTCGGCATCGGGGAGAACGATTGGGAGGTGACGGCCGGCGGCGAGAGCGGCTGGCTGGCTCCCGACCCCCGGGATCCCGAGATCGTCTACGGCGGATCCTACGGCGGTCTTCTGGAACGCCGCGATCATCGCACCGGACGGTCGCGCATGATCAACGTCTGGCCGGACAATCCCATGGGTCACGGGGCGGCCGACCTGAAATACCGCTTCCAGTGGAATTTTCCCATTCTGTTCTCGCGCCACGATCCCGGGATTCTCTACACCGCCGGAAACGTGCTGTTTAAAACGACGGACGAGGGTCATTTCTGGCAGGCGATCAGCGGCGACCTGACCCGGGATGATCGCTCGCGCATGGGCCCTTCGGGCGGCCCCATCACCAAGGACAACACCAGCGTCGAATACTACGGCACGATCTTCGCGCTGGCGGAAAGCGCCCTCGAACCCGGCGTCATCTGGACGGGTTCGGATGACGGCCTGATCCATATCACCCGGGACGGCGGCGCCGCCTGGACGAACGTCACACCGGCCGCCGGCCTTCTTCCGGAATGGGCTCAGATCAACAGCATCGAAGCCGACCCGTTTGAAGCCGGAGGCCTCTACATCGCGGCCACACGCTACAAGTCCGGCGATTTCCGGCCCTATCTGCTGCGGACGAAAGACTACGGCCGGACCTGGACGCGCATCGACCGCGGCATCGCCGCCGAACATTTCACCCGAGTCGTTCGCGCCGACCCCAGGCGGAAGGGCCTGCTCTACGCCGGGACTGAAGCGGGGATCTATATTTCGTTCGACGACGGGCTGTCCTGGACATCCTTCCAACTCAACCTTCCCGTCGTTCCCATTACCGACATCGTCGTCCGGGACAGCGACTTGATCGTCGCGACGCAGGGCCGTTCGTTCTGGATGATCGACGACCTCACGCCTCTTCATGCCCTGAGCGATGAGGTTGCGACAAGTTCGGTTCGGCTCTTTACGCCGCGTCCGGCCTACCGGATTCCCGGATTCGGCGGCCCGGCCACGCCGACGACCGGAGCCAACGCCCCGGCGGGCGTCGTCATCCGTTACTTTCTCAAGGATGATCCGGGACCGGACGCGGAGGTCCGCCTGGCCGTCCTCGAATCCGACGGGACCGTGATCCGTGAATTCTCCAACCGGGCCTCGGGACGCGGGGAGAGAATCGAGCCCCGCAAGGGCATGAATCGCTTCGTCTGGAACATGCGCTATCCCGATGCCGAGGGCTTTCCGGGTCTTATCATGTGGGCGGCCGGGCTGTCCGGTCCGCAGGCGGCGCCCGGAACCTATCAGGTCCGCTTGACGGCCGGCGAAAAAACCCTGACCGCTCCGTTTGAAATTCTCATGGACCCGCGCGCTTCGGCCTCGCCGGAGGACCTCCAAGCCCAATTCGAATTTCTGATCGGCGTCCGGGACAAGGTCACGGAAACCCACCGCGCCGTGCGCGCGATCCGCGAAATTCGGAGCCGGATTCAGGATGTTCTCGGCCGGATCGGCGATCGGAAGGACACGGAGGATCTTGTCCGGCTGGGCCGGGAAATCGATTCGCGCCTCACGGCCGTTGAAAACGAGCTCTATCAAACGAAAAACCAGAGCCCCCAGGACCCGCTCAACTACCCGATCAAGCTCAACAACCGCCTGGCCGCACTTTCGGGCGTCGTCGCCCGGGGGGACTATCCGCCGACCGAACAGGCCCGGGCCGTCAGGGCGGAACTCACGGCTCTCATCGATACGGAACTGGCCCGGCTCAATCAGATTTTTCAGGAGGACCTGGCCGCCTTTAACCGCCTGGCCCGCGAAAAAGACATTCCGGCCGTCGCCGTTCCGAAGCGTTAG